Genomic segment of Nitrospinota bacterium:
TAGAAGAGCAGGGCCAAATTCAGGAAGGGATAAATAGTATTTATCCTAAGGAACAGTTCGCTGTAGCCAGATAAGGCGGTTTAAATGACAATTTTTCAGGCTTTCTTTGGCGGTTTTTCAAGCTTCTTTTCCGTTTGGATATTCTGCCTGATGCAGGTGATCCCGTTTTTTCTTGCGCTTACTGCGGGCCTTCTGGTTTTTAAGAAAATGGGCGAGAATGGATACTGGAAAAGGGTACTCTATATTGCTATCCTCCCCCTTGTCGGCTTCATCATAGTTTTCACATTGACAGGCATGTCGACAACTTCCATTAGCAGAGCGATCTTCAGATATAACGAACTTCTAAACCGGTTTGGAGGTGTCATAATCGGCCTAACCGGACTGTATCTCATCGGTCTCCTGACAATTAAGGATCAACCGAGGAGGGTGACGCTGTTCGGTGTTCC
This window contains:
- a CDS encoding cytochrome c biogenesis protein CcdA, which gives rise to MTIFQAFFGGFSSFFSVWIFCLMQVIPFFLALTAGLLVFKKMGENGYWKRVLYIAILPLVGFIIVFTLTGMSTTSISRAIFRYNELLNRFGGVIIGLTGLYLIGLLTIKDQPRRVTLFGVP